A stretch of DNA from Pseudomonadales bacterium:
TTTCTGGAGATCACACGGCGGGTCAGAGAGAACAGTCACGATCTGGTGATCAAGGACGCAGAAGGCGCTTTGGGGCTGAAAGGCATGATATTCGGCAGCACGGATATGAACCTGATGCGCGTATGCCCATGCCCGGTCTGGATCGTCAAATCGAAAGGGGACATTCGCGTTCGTCGAATACTGGCGGCGTTGGATCGGGATGTGGAAGATTCGAAAGATTTTGCAGAAGACGAACTCAATCGGCGAATGCTCGAGATGGCTACGACGTTGGCATTGGCTGAGTTCAGTGAACTCCACATCGTGCATGCCTGGCGACTTGAGTACGAAAGCTACTTGAGGTCACCCCGGATGGGTCTCTCGAAGGAAGAAGTTGATTCCATGGCTGAAGAGGAGAAGGCTGAGCGAACGCAATGGCTGGAAAACCTTGTCAATACTTTTGGTACCAGCTCCGATAGAGATGCGACCGTACACCTTGAGCCCCAGTTGCATGTAACTAAGGGCGATGCCAGGCGGGTTGTTCCAGCGACTGCGAGGGATCTGGATATCGACCTCGTGGTTGTGGGCACAGCCTCACGTACGGGCATGCCTGGTTTTTTCATTGGCAACACAGCAGAAAGCATTCTGAATCAGATTGACTGTTCGGTTCTGACGATCAAACCTCCCGCATTCGTTGGTCCGTTTGATCGTTTACAGACAGAAATGGAGAGTTGATGCATTCAGGTGTGCGGTGACGGAAAACATTCTCAAACCTGTAGCGATTCCCGTCCCGATGCCCGGGAATTCACTTTCCAGCTGCCTGTCCTGCTCCCTGCGATGAATCTGTTGAGACTGCCGAGGCGATTATCTCTGCGGCGTTGGACTTAATGGTGTCGAGCAGCTGATGCAGCCGTTTCCGGTCGCCGGCGGTGGTGCCGG
This window harbors:
- a CDS encoding universal stress protein yields the protein MRRFTRILLVENPASTRSASLQKAVLLAKNHQASLTICAVVEPAPSVMRKVGSFPTPAKMLALAVEEKRDQLAKIAAELVETGISIECQVLVGKPFLEITRRVRENSHDLVIKDAEGALGLKGMIFGSTDMNLMRVCPCPVWIVKSKGDIRVRRILAALDRDVEDSKDFAEDELNRRMLEMATTLALAEFSELHIVHAWRLEYESYLRSPRMGLSKEEVDSMAEEEKAERTQWLENLVNTFGTSSDRDATVHLEPQLHVTKGDARRVVPATARDLDIDLVVVGTASRTGMPGFFIGNTAESILNQIDCSVLTIKPPAFVGPFDRLQTEMES